The Chryseobacterium sp. 52 genome includes a region encoding these proteins:
- a CDS encoding SBBP repeat-containing protein, protein MNKKINSLNCSLFVAAMILTLSSCSSDKDNDSNTQTAPLLENYSLQSAGAYPEGIDFDTKNNRFVISSFNKGLVYTLSTDGKTFSPLVNDAALIAALGVFTDEANDRIIVASGDAGASEKSGANGSTAGKVAYAGIYNAKTGSIIKGIDLKPLTTGGAFPNDITVDTNGNIYITDSFSPVIYKIDKEYNASVFVNNTAFSAPAGSFGLNGIVYHKDGYLIAAHTQANKLFKINISNGSVTEITGLGNAFKAPDGLEWSGNNLIVVENGLADGKVHMLSSTNGWATASKTKEVMIGKTEFPTAAYTADNGITYILTSYLGKLLNGDKTQTDYLVKGITF, encoded by the coding sequence AACTGTTCGCTGTTCGTTGCAGCAATGATATTAACTCTTTCATCATGCAGCAGCGATAAAGACAACGATTCTAATACACAAACGGCTCCTCTTCTTGAAAACTATTCTTTACAGTCTGCAGGTGCCTATCCCGAAGGAATTGATTTTGACACTAAAAATAACCGCTTCGTTATCAGTTCTTTTAATAAAGGCCTTGTCTACACCCTGAGCACGGATGGTAAAACATTTTCTCCTTTAGTGAATGATGCAGCCCTTATTGCAGCTTTGGGAGTATTTACCGATGAGGCCAATGACCGGATTATTGTCGCCAGTGGCGATGCCGGTGCTTCAGAAAAAAGTGGTGCCAACGGAAGTACAGCCGGAAAAGTAGCATATGCCGGGATTTATAATGCCAAAACGGGTTCAATCATCAAAGGCATCGATTTAAAACCGTTGACCACCGGAGGTGCATTTCCCAATGATATTACGGTAGATACCAACGGAAATATTTACATTACAGATTCTTTCTCACCGGTTATTTACAAAATTGATAAAGAATACAATGCTTCAGTTTTTGTGAATAACACTGCTTTTTCTGCTCCTGCAGGTTCTTTTGGGCTTAACGGAATTGTTTATCATAAAGATGGCTATCTCATTGCAGCACATACTCAGGCTAACAAATTATTTAAAATTAATATTTCTAATGGCAGTGTTACAGAAATCACAGGACTGGGCAATGCTTTTAAAGCACCAGACGGCCTGGAATGGAGCGGAAACAATCTCATTGTGGTAGAAAATGGCCTGGCTGACGGAAAAGTACATATGCTGTCCAGTACGAATGGATGGGCTACAGCATCCAAAACCAAAGAGGTTATGATCGGTAAAACCGAATTCCCTACCGCTGCCTATACCGCTGATAATGGAATCACCTATATTCTGACCTCCTACTTGGGAAAATTATTAAATGGTGACAAGACACAAACTGACTACCTGGTTAAAGGCATTACATTTTAA
- a CDS encoding TolC family protein has product MKNFIFIFFVGLFPAQQSWNLQQCLDYAAANHPLVKQATINIKKNDHQIAASKGMLLPSVEAGVDHSYSFGSSINQSSNQREVLNTQYDQLKAQANIELFNWRNYVNISLSKLNKETSSYRLKKAQNEVKMNVIQTFFIYQNSKSWLDVLETQISGIEEQIKRTEKEVEIGSRSKSDIYDIKANLGTLQEQWVTAKNQRDLAKINLLNALAVTQDSVDFVMNNEVALAEEDFDHSDFTKRLLENNPAYQTVLAEIKAQEKSVSLAGSAYLPTLNGSYSWSTFYNQFLNKDNVSTVSFSDQFTQNKNQSVSFGLNIPVFNKFQVKNNVEIAKLNVINSTYDKELIVNNLTQSINSIKAQFLNAQEKYGLLESNFENQKQSFLKSEEKYKEGLMDAYTFFVVRNNWLQANYNLISSKNDVIQQTELLKVLKTGL; this is encoded by the coding sequence ATGAAAAATTTTATTTTCATATTTTTTGTCGGGCTATTTCCTGCACAGCAATCCTGGAATCTTCAGCAGTGTCTGGATTATGCTGCAGCCAATCATCCGCTGGTGAAACAGGCAACAATAAACATCAAAAAAAATGATCATCAGATTGCAGCCTCGAAAGGAATGTTATTGCCTTCCGTAGAGGCTGGAGTGGATCATAGCTATAGTTTTGGATCCTCAATTAATCAGTCCAGTAACCAGAGAGAAGTACTTAATACACAATACGATCAGCTGAAAGCTCAGGCCAATATTGAACTTTTCAACTGGAGGAATTATGTGAATATTTCCCTGTCAAAACTCAACAAAGAAACCAGCTCCTACAGGCTTAAAAAGGCTCAGAATGAAGTGAAAATGAATGTCATTCAAACCTTTTTTATCTACCAAAACAGTAAAAGCTGGCTCGATGTATTGGAAACTCAGATTTCAGGAATTGAAGAACAGATTAAGCGGACGGAAAAAGAAGTGGAAATAGGAAGCCGCTCAAAAAGTGATATTTATGACATAAAAGCCAATTTAGGGACGTTGCAGGAACAGTGGGTAACTGCAAAAAATCAACGCGATCTGGCAAAAATTAATCTTCTTAACGCTTTAGCCGTTACTCAGGACTCTGTAGATTTTGTGATGAATAATGAGGTGGCTTTAGCGGAAGAAGATTTTGACCATTCTGATTTTACCAAAAGGTTATTGGAAAATAATCCTGCATATCAGACCGTTCTTGCAGAAATCAAAGCTCAGGAAAAAAGTGTAAGTCTTGCAGGTTCCGCTTATTTACCCACCCTGAACGGAAGCTATAGCTGGTCTACTTTTTACAATCAGTTTTTAAATAAAGACAATGTTTCCACTGTCAGTTTTTCAGACCAGTTTACCCAAAACAAAAACCAATCTGTTTCTTTTGGACTTAATATTCCGGTTTTTAATAAGTTTCAGGTCAAAAACAACGTAGAAATTGCCAAATTGAATGTGATCAATTCTACTTATGATAAAGAATTGATTGTTAATAACCTTACCCAAAGCATCAATTCCATAAAAGCCCAGTTTTTAAATGCTCAGGAAAAGTACGGCCTTTTAGAATCTAATTTTGAAAATCAGAAACAGTCTTTTCTGAAATCAGAAGAAAAATACAAAGAAGGCCTTATGGATGCATATACCTTCTTTGTAGTGAGAAATAACTGGCTTCAGGCCAATTATAACCTGATCAGCAGTAAAAATGATGTCATCCAGCAGACTGAATTGCTGAAAGTACTGAAGACCGGATTATAA
- a CDS encoding putative quinol monooxygenase, protein MMTDNTFTSTAVLKAKEGQRTALKEALLQLINPTRSEPGCLYYILFEDKNNNGTFYMHEAFKDQAAFEFHAQTIHFKNFAANMDALMSEPIQLIELAKVSDTE, encoded by the coding sequence ATGATGACCGACAATACATTTACATCAACAGCAGTTCTAAAAGCTAAAGAAGGACAAAGAACTGCATTAAAAGAAGCCCTGTTACAACTTATAAATCCTACACGCAGCGAGCCGGGATGCCTTTATTACATTCTTTTTGAGGATAAAAATAATAACGGCACCTTTTATATGCATGAAGCTTTTAAAGATCAAGCAGCATTCGAGTTCCATGCCCAGACTATTCATTTTAAGAATTTTGCTGCAAATATGGATGCACTGATGAGTGAACCTATACAGCTGATTGAGCTTGCCAAGGTTTCGGATACTGAATAA